One segment of Dolichospermum sp. DET69 DNA contains the following:
- a CDS encoding VOC family protein encodes MNQPIFHLAFPVADIPQTKAFYVDGLGCIPGRESPHALILNLYGHQLVAHVTEDTLTPQKAIYPRHFGLIFTQEENWQELLERAKSKHLKFREEPKYRFANSLLEHYTFFLEDPFYNLMEFKYYRYPEAIFGNAEYTAIGDRI; translated from the coding sequence ATGAACCAACCCATATTCCATCTTGCTTTTCCCGTCGCTGATATCCCCCAAACCAAAGCCTTTTATGTTGACGGTTTAGGCTGTATACCCGGACGTGAAAGCCCCCATGCTTTAATTCTCAATCTTTATGGACATCAATTAGTAGCCCACGTTACCGAGGATACTTTAACACCTCAGAAAGCAATTTATCCCCGACATTTTGGTTTAATTTTTACCCAAGAAGAAAATTGGCAAGAATTATTAGAAAGGGCAAAAAGCAAACATTTAAAATTTCGGGAAGAACCCAAATACCGCTTTGCTAACTCTCTTCTAGAACATTACACTTTTTTTCTAGAAGATCCTTTTTATAATTTAATGGAATTTAAGTATTATCGCTATCCAGAGGCGATATTTGGCAATGCTGAATAT
- a CDS encoding DEAD/DEAH box helicase family protein: MILDNEKYRKVHEWITKYTEEGTVDIVTGYFTVGALAYLSQEINHKIAKFRLVLGDIVNLDQVENRPLDLLNENITIEAALNLSILAQEAVMFLKQDKVKAKTLEPNFCHAKCYLFEPFKDDDRNKYFISGSSNLTEAGIGRKHTNNLELNIAETGNNHQYKELVKWFDSLWHKPQAHQEKTLLLKDGTTKKVDFKQYLIQEIEKIFIKYTPRDIYYKILFELFGNQVLEIANDPDFNRQVGRLENTAIFTALYDFQKKGVLSLIRMLQKYDGAILADAVGLGKTWSALAVMKFFQMQGREVILLCPKKLESNWRRYKEDQASKFETDKLKFFIRFHTDMNSDRLNSYNDRADKFFCDDKPKLIVIDESHNLRNDKSNRYKFLVDNILKKNQDIKVLLISATPINNSLNDVRNQFKLMVQGDVHGYDAKLGVRNIDYSFKQAQTIFNEWRRDAKPQIGNFIKKLSDNDFFRLTDSLLVARTRKMVESQQTNLVFPTKTKPKNLFVTPHQLGNFETFEELFDHLPPMLSGYQPAFYWDDESDNKKDAKKDILRDEKSRDRFLVKMIYILMVKRLESSWFSFYSTVEKIKNHHQNALDKIKAYQANKVKTVLLEDDVYTLENDENDDFTQVVEEYTLGKKRPISIAEIDQAGNLHKFKEDLKKDLDALDKLSVNLQKFAIKIDKEIKNPNQFKSCDDKLEKLIEEIIKKRKSGANNHNQKVVIFTVYRDTALYLFNQLRARGFDKMAIASGTDSYSDDSQHKQKMEAILERFAPYTKLFCEKEWSFSCEKQGLEAFAEWQEWVKDNHPETYQKLNNSIDILIATDALSEGQNLQDADMVINYDIHWNPVRIIQRMGRIDRLGSPNQQIFGINFWPSDNINSYLNLQGRIEQRMAAMKLAGAEVDHQFSDSFAKMVHDEEFDQKMNDLMMQQMQVTWDDIEVSDQGLGFDSLSLERYRQDLLAEFNRDKDKYRQMPKGVYTGFAAEQKSGVSDDLSDGIIALLGYPAKPAKKLDHQYQVFDLIYIDKSGKLILKNQKEVLDLLTLYKEKERSVPDAIDRGEAVVIAELVNALKTWLSSQAVQTEEMADGSIKETMGNETLGILQGLKKGNKASISRIKQNVTVDGKYQLNNFDLISWVLVTV, from the coding sequence ATGATATTAGACAATGAAAAATATAGGAAAGTTCATGAGTGGATTACAAAATATACAGAAGAAGGTACTGTAGATATTGTTACAGGTTATTTTACTGTTGGGGCTTTAGCTTATCTTTCTCAGGAAATTAATCATAAAATTGCTAAATTTCGATTAGTGCTTGGGGATATTGTTAATTTAGATCAAGTCGAGAATAGACCGTTAGATTTACTAAATGAAAATATTACCATTGAAGCGGCTCTGAATCTGAGTATTTTGGCACAGGAAGCTGTGATGTTTTTGAAACAGGACAAGGTTAAAGCAAAAACTTTAGAGCCGAATTTTTGTCATGCTAAGTGTTACTTATTTGAGCCATTTAAGGATGACGATCGCAACAAGTATTTTATTTCTGGTAGTTCCAATTTAACTGAAGCTGGAATTGGCCGAAAGCATACAAATAATTTAGAATTGAATATTGCTGAAACGGGAAATAATCATCAATATAAAGAGTTGGTAAAATGGTTTGATTCACTTTGGCATAAACCTCAAGCTCATCAAGAAAAAACTCTCTTGTTGAAAGATGGAACAACTAAAAAGGTAGATTTTAAGCAATATCTAATTCAGGAAATTGAAAAAATATTTATTAAATATACTCCCAGAGATATTTACTACAAGATATTATTTGAGTTATTTGGTAATCAAGTTTTGGAAATTGCGAATGATCCAGACTTTAATCGCCAAGTGGGCAGATTGGAGAATACGGCTATTTTTACTGCACTTTATGACTTTCAAAAAAAAGGTGTTCTGAGTCTGATTCGGATGCTCCAGAAATATGATGGAGCTATTTTAGCAGATGCGGTAGGTTTAGGAAAAACTTGGAGTGCCTTGGCTGTGATGAAATTTTTTCAGATGCAAGGACGAGAAGTTATATTACTTTGCCCCAAAAAATTAGAGAGTAACTGGAGACGCTATAAGGAAGATCAAGCATCAAAATTTGAAACCGATAAGCTTAAATTTTTCATTCGTTTTCATACCGATATGAATAGCGATCGCCTAAATTCCTATAATGATCGGGCTGATAAGTTTTTTTGTGATGACAAACCCAAGTTAATTGTAATTGATGAAAGTCATAACTTGAGAAATGATAAATCTAATCGTTATAAATTTTTAGTTGATAATATTTTAAAAAAGAATCAAGATATCAAAGTTCTGCTCATATCAGCAACTCCCATTAATAACTCCCTGAACGATGTCAGAAATCAATTTAAATTAATGGTTCAAGGTGATGTGCATGGCTATGATGCAAAATTAGGTGTAAGAAATATTGATTATTCCTTTAAACAGGCACAGACTATATTTAACGAGTGGCGCAGAGATGCCAAACCTCAAATCGGTAATTTTATTAAAAAGCTCTCAGACAATGATTTTTTTAGGTTAACAGATTCTCTATTAGTTGCCAGAACTCGAAAAATGGTAGAAAGTCAGCAAACAAATTTAGTATTTCCTACCAAAACAAAACCTAAAAATTTATTTGTGACACCACATCAGCTTGGTAATTTTGAAACCTTTGAGGAATTGTTTGATCATTTGCCACCGATGCTATCAGGATATCAGCCAGCTTTTTATTGGGATGATGAATCAGATAATAAAAAAGATGCTAAGAAAGATATATTACGGGATGAAAAGTCACGCGATCGCTTTCTAGTTAAGATGATTTATATCTTGATGGTGAAGCGATTGGAGTCTTCTTGGTTTTCTTTTTACTCAACGGTTGAGAAAATCAAAAACCATCATCAAAATGCTTTAGATAAGATTAAAGCATATCAAGCAAATAAAGTAAAAACGGTATTATTAGAAGATGATGTTTATACTTTAGAAAATGATGAAAATGATGATTTTACTCAAGTAGTGGAAGAATATACATTAGGTAAAAAACGCCCGATTAGTATCGCGGAAATTGATCAAGCTGGTAATTTGCATAAGTTTAAGGAGGATCTAAAAAAAGATTTAGATGCTCTCGATAAGCTTTCTGTCAATTTACAAAAGTTTGCTATCAAAATTGATAAAGAGATCAAGAACCCCAATCAGTTTAAATCCTGTGATGATAAGTTGGAGAAACTAATTGAAGAGATTATCAAAAAGCGCAAATCAGGAGCAAATAACCATAATCAAAAAGTGGTAATTTTTACAGTCTATCGTGATACAGCGCTGTATTTGTTTAATCAGCTTCGAGCTAGAGGTTTTGACAAGATGGCAATCGCATCGGGAACAGATTCATACTCAGATGATAGCCAACATAAACAGAAAATGGAGGCAATTTTAGAGAGATTTGCACCATATACCAAGCTATTTTGTGAAAAAGAATGGTCTTTTAGCTGTGAGAAACAAGGGTTAGAAGCTTTTGCAGAATGGCAAGAATGGGTTAAAGATAATCACCCTGAGACGTATCAAAAGCTGAATAATTCTATTGATATCTTGATTGCTACGGATGCTCTCAGTGAGGGACAAAATTTGCAAGATGCTGATATGGTGATTAATTACGATATTCATTGGAATCCTGTGCGAATTATCCAACGCATGGGAAGGATCGATCGCTTGGGTAGTCCTAATCAACAAATTTTTGGAATTAACTTCTGGCCTTCAGACAATATTAATTCCTATCTCAATTTGCAAGGACGGATTGAGCAGCGGATGGCAGCGATGAAGTTGGCAGGAGCCGAGGTAGATCATCAATTTTCTGATAGCTTTGCGAAGATGGTTCATGATGAAGAATTTGATCAAAAGATGAATGATTTGATGATGCAGCAAATGCAAGTCACTTGGGATGATATTGAAGTAAGCGATCAAGGGTTAGGCTTTGATAGTTTGTCTTTGGAGCGATATCGTCAGGATTTATTGGCAGAATTTAATCGTGACAAGGATAAATATCGCCAAATGCCAAAGGGTGTATATACGGGATTTGCAGCAGAGCAGAAATCTGGTGTTAGTGATGATTTGAGTGATGGCATCATTGCTTTGTTGGGGTATCCTGCGAAACCAGCTAAGAAATTAGATCATCAGTATCAGGTGTTTGATTTAATTTACATTGATAAATCAGGCAAGTTAATTTTAAAAAATCAAAAGGAAGTTTTAGATTTGCTAACCTTGTATAAGGAGAAAGAGCGTTCTGTACCTGATGCAATTGATCGTGGTGAGGCGGTGGTAATTGCAGAGTTGGTGAACGCGCTTAAAACTTGGTTAAGCAGTCAAGCAGTGCAAACTGAGGAAATGGCAGATGGTTCTATCAAAGAAACAATGGGTAATGAAACGCTGGGAATTTTGCAAGGCTTAAAAAAAGGTAATAAGGCTTCTATAAGTAGGATTAAGCAAAATGTTACAGTTGATGGTAAATATCAGCTTAATAATTTCGATTTAATCAGTTGGGTTTTAGTAACGGTATAA
- a CDS encoding DUF559 domain-containing protein: MQLTRFNEIDFLPALKEFFGKSNLNVPINYVDDKPVSAKKILQNTYKDNEAFRLINDVYFVGLVDDAAFRGNQSLEIDKIKSDYDGILIFGVTLNNRDHGQLPTRSHLAEISRAFNREFYYTPVVVVFKYNDANSEYLAFANTERLKYKDNREGEKAGKVTLLRDIDIRQPHSGHERILAELAIPKTGKDRVDSFAKLYAYWQKVLDVSLLNKQFYQEISTWYFHACKQVVFPKDAKNVQESLIRLITRLMFVWFLKEKGLVPSELFDRADIKSILKSLEPQESTYYKAILQNLFFATLNTEGKREFIKKSSGGRNSQHMVHNVFRYEDYFQKSDQVIKKYFDDIPFLNGGLFECLDVPSEKDKPDTEKRIDGFSNHSSNVLSVPNELFFGDFQDVDLNADFGTSRKKYQVRGLIEIFKSYKFTITENTTFEEDVALDPELLGQVFENLLAVYNPETQTTARKQTGSFYTPREIVNYMVDESLIAYFKNHLPSPPAPLPRGEGGKKEEEGKKQEQNQSLTPPSPWGEGGGGDEGDRLTGKLRLIPKALLIRARELRQQQTPGEQVLWECLRDRRFCDAKFRRQHNIGRFIADFYCHSAKLVIELDGSVHNSQVEQDQERDAWMRSQGITVLRFSNQEVFDDLERVLLRIAEILPSPPTPLPRGEGGKKEEGGKKEEEGKKGEEGKKGEEGKKGEEGKKQEQSQSLTPPSPWGEGGGGDEDKLRHLLSYTDESHKFTESEVERLIKALDNCKILDPACGSGAFPMGVLQKMVHILAKLDPRNLSWKQRQIDRLNQLIVDAEDIEDEKTRTDTLTNLEAQKKNLERAFARNGLDYGRKLFLIQNCIYGVDIQAIAVQIAKLRFFISLIIDQQEDQDETNRGILPLPNLETKFVAANSLIGVAKVQQLSVFDTQEIQAKRKQLERLRRDHFFAKSLETKRKKRQEDERLSQEIGEILRRNKSPNVESLQSWKPYDQNASADFFDPEWMFGIKDGFDICIGNPPYVRQEQIKELKPVFKQNFQCFTGVADLFVYFFERGYQLLKTGGVLSYICSNKYFRSGYGEKLRDFLGKNTTIQQLIDFGDTDVFTAIAYPSIILFSKEKASKDNQFKALSWQQTEALNEFPTVFNAQNFLMLQSALKADGWRLEDTQVLDLLAKLRNAGKPLGEYVNGKFYRGILTGFNEAFVIDRETRDKLIAEHPSSAEVIKPLLRGRDVKRWCVDYQDLYLIFTRRGIDIKKYPAIEKHLGQYKNRLTAGVEGGRKAGSYQWYEIQDNVAYWQEFEQPKIIYPNICKRNEFAWDESGYYTNQKAFIIPCDDKTLLAILNSSVMTFLFDKLLPKLQGDFYEPSSIFMKDFPIPTATESERKAIEILVNYVLHLTAILKDIPNSSDSSMDKLMTRYFEQILDAAVMELYLPEELHKYEYDKHFMRHLLSENIPNIDTIKGDKIQTLREIFNRLFEKDHPIRVGIFFLDSIPVVRTIRGLK, encoded by the coding sequence ATGCAACTAACAAGATTTAATGAAATAGATTTTTTACCTGCTTTAAAGGAGTTTTTTGGTAAGTCAAATCTAAATGTACCGATTAATTATGTAGATGATAAGCCGGTTTCGGCAAAAAAAATATTACAGAATACTTATAAAGATAATGAGGCTTTTAGGTTAATTAATGATGTTTATTTTGTTGGGTTAGTAGATGATGCAGCTTTTAGAGGGAATCAAAGTTTAGAGATTGATAAGATTAAATCAGATTATGATGGAATTTTGATTTTTGGGGTGACTTTAAATAATCGTGATCATGGACAATTACCAACGCGGTCGCATTTAGCAGAAATATCACGGGCTTTTAATCGGGAATTTTACTATACACCTGTAGTAGTGGTGTTTAAGTACAATGATGCAAATAGCGAATATCTAGCCTTTGCAAATACTGAGAGATTGAAATACAAGGACAATCGAGAAGGCGAAAAAGCGGGGAAGGTGACACTGTTACGGGATATTGATATTCGACAACCGCATTCGGGGCATGAACGTATTTTAGCAGAGTTAGCAATTCCGAAGACAGGTAAGGATCGGGTTGATTCTTTTGCTAAGTTATATGCTTATTGGCAGAAGGTACTTGATGTCAGCCTGTTAAATAAACAATTTTATCAAGAGATTTCGACTTGGTACTTTCATGCTTGTAAGCAGGTGGTTTTCCCAAAGGATGCTAAGAACGTTCAAGAAAGTTTGATCAGGTTAATTACGCGGTTAATGTTTGTTTGGTTTCTCAAGGAGAAAGGTTTAGTTCCTAGTGAATTATTTGATCGCGCTGATATTAAATCTATTCTCAAAAGTTTAGAGCCGCAAGAAAGCACTTATTACAAGGCGATTTTGCAGAATTTATTTTTTGCAACGCTGAATACGGAAGGTAAGCGCGAGTTTATTAAAAAAAGTTCGGGCGGGCGTAATTCGCAGCACATGGTACATAATGTGTTTCGCTATGAAGACTATTTTCAGAAGTCTGATCAGGTTATCAAGAAATATTTTGACGATATTCCTTTTTTAAATGGTGGTTTGTTTGAGTGTTTGGATGTTCCTTCAGAAAAAGACAAACCTGATACAGAAAAACGTATTGATGGGTTTAGCAATCATTCTTCTAATGTGTTATCTGTGCCAAATGAATTATTTTTTGGTGATTTTCAGGATGTCGATCTAAATGCCGATTTTGGCACGAGTCGCAAGAAATATCAGGTACGCGGCTTAATCGAAATCTTTAAAAGCTATAAATTTACGATTACAGAAAATACCACCTTTGAAGAAGATGTGGCGCTTGATCCTGAGTTGTTGGGGCAGGTATTTGAGAATTTATTGGCGGTTTACAATCCTGAAACACAGACGACGGCAAGGAAGCAGACGGGTTCTTTTTATACGCCGCGTGAGATTGTTAATTACATGGTGGATGAGAGTTTGATTGCTTATTTTAAGAATCATTTGCCCTCACCCCCAGCCCCTCTCCCTAGGGGAGAGGGGGGTAAGAAAGAAGAGGAGGGTAAGAAGCAAGAGCAGAACCAGAGTCTTACTCCCCCTTCTCCCTGGGGAGAAGGGGGCGGGGGGGATGAGGGCGATCGCCTTACTGGTAAGTTACGATTAATTCCTAAAGCGTTGTTGATCAGAGCAAGAGAGCTAAGGCAACAGCAAACCCCTGGCGAACAAGTGCTTTGGGAATGTTTACGCGATCGCCGTTTTTGTGATGCAAAATTTCGTCGTCAACACAATATTGGGCGATTTATTGCTGATTTTTACTGTCACAGTGCCAAATTGGTCATTGAACTAGACGGAAGTGTTCATAACTCACAAGTTGAGCAAGATCAAGAAAGAGATGCTTGGATGCGATCGCAGGGAATTACAGTTTTACGTTTTTCTAATCAGGAAGTTTTTGATGATTTAGAGAGAGTTTTGCTGAGAATTGCTGAGATTTTGCCCTCACCCCCAACCCCTCTCCCTAGGGGAGAGGGGGGTAAGAAAGAAGAGGGGGGTAAGAAAGAAGAGGAGGGTAAGAAAGGAGAGGAGGGTAAGAAAGGAGAGGAGGGTAAGAAAGGAGAGGAGGGTAAGAAGCAAGAGCAGAGCCAGAGTCTTACTCCCCCTTCTCCCTGGGGAGAAGGGGGCGGGGGGGATGAGGACAAACTTCGCCACTTACTTTCCTATACCGATGAGTCACACAAGTTTACAGAATCAGAAGTGGAGCGTTTAATTAAGGCTTTGGATAATTGCAAGATTCTCGATCCTGCTTGTGGTTCGGGGGCTTTCCCAATGGGTGTTTTGCAGAAAATGGTGCATATTTTGGCAAAGCTCGATCCGCGCAATCTGAGTTGGAAGCAGAGACAGATTGATCGCCTCAACCAATTAATTGTTGATGCAGAAGATATTGAAGATGAGAAAACGCGGACGGATACATTAACTAATCTGGAAGCGCAAAAGAAGAATTTAGAACGGGCGTTTGCGCGGAATGGGTTAGACTATGGGCGGAAGTTGTTTTTGATTCAAAATTGTATTTATGGGGTGGATATTCAGGCGATCGCTGTTCAAATTGCTAAGTTAAGATTTTTTATCTCTTTGATTATTGATCAACAAGAAGATCAAGATGAAACAAATCGAGGAATTTTACCTTTACCGAACTTAGAAACGAAATTTGTGGCGGCAAATTCATTAATTGGAGTTGCCAAAGTGCAACAATTATCAGTTTTTGATACCCAAGAAATTCAAGCCAAACGAAAACAATTGGAGCGGTTGCGACGGGATCATTTCTTTGCCAAGAGTTTGGAAACAAAGCGGAAGAAGCGCCAGGAAGATGAGCGTTTATCTCAGGAAATTGGTGAGATTTTGCGGCGCAATAAGTCGCCAAATGTGGAGTCGTTGCAATCATGGAAACCTTACGATCAAAATGCTTCCGCAGACTTTTTTGATCCTGAATGGATGTTTGGGATTAAAGACGGTTTTGATATTTGTATTGGTAATCCGCCCTATGTGAGACAGGAACAGATTAAAGAGTTAAAACCTGTATTTAAGCAAAACTTTCAATGCTTTACAGGTGTTGCAGATTTATTTGTTTATTTCTTTGAGCGTGGTTATCAATTGCTAAAAACTGGCGGTGTATTGAGTTATATCTGCTCAAATAAATATTTTCGTTCCGGTTATGGCGAAAAGTTGCGCGATTTTCTTGGCAAAAATACAACAATTCAGCAGCTTATTGATTTTGGTGATACGGATGTTTTTACAGCTATTGCTTATCCCAGTATTATTTTATTTAGTAAAGAAAAGGCTAGTAAGGATAACCAATTTAAAGCACTATCTTGGCAGCAAACAGAAGCATTAAATGAGTTTCCAACAGTGTTTAATGCTCAAAATTTCTTGATGCTGCAATCTGCACTTAAAGCTGATGGTTGGCGATTAGAAGATACACAGGTTTTAGATTTGTTGGCTAAGTTGCGAAATGCGGGTAAGCCTTTGGGAGAATATGTAAACGGTAAATTTTATCGTGGTATTTTGACAGGTTTTAATGAGGCTTTTGTAATTGATCGAGAAACAAGAGATAAATTAATTGCTGAACATCCATCATCTGCGGAAGTAATTAAGCCTTTGCTTCGTGGTCGTGATGTTAAAAGATGGTGTGTTGATTATCAAGATTTATATTTGATTTTCACAAGAAGAGGTATTGATATTAAAAAATATCCAGCAATTGAAAAACATCTAGGTCAATATAAAAATCGTTTAACTGCTGGTGTAGAAGGTGGACGTAAAGCAGGTAGTTATCAATGGTATGAAATTCAAGATAATGTCGCTTATTGGCAAGAATTTGAACAGCCTAAAATTATTTATCCCAATATTTGTAAACGTAATGAATTTGCTTGGGATGAATCAGGCTATTACACCAATCAGAAAGCCTTTATTATTCCTTGTGATGATAAAACTTTACTCGCCATTCTTAACTCTAGTGTAATGACATTTTTATTCGATAAGTTATTACCAAAATTGCAAGGTGATTTCTATGAACCAAGTTCGATCTTCATGAAAGATTTTCCTATCCCCACCGCCACCGAATCAGAACGTAAAGCAATAGAAATTCTTGTAAATTATGTCCTCCACCTCACTGCCATCCTCAAAGACATTCCTAATAGTAGCGACTCCTCCATGGACAAACTCATGACGCGATACTTCGAGCAAATCCTTGATGCCGCAGTCATGGAGCTATATTTACCTGAAGAACTGCATAAATATGAATATGACAAACACTTTATGCGTCATTTATTATCAGAAAATATACCAAATATTGATACAATCAAAGGCGATAAAATTCAAACATTGCGAGAAATATTTAATCGCCTATTTGAAAAAGATCACCCGATTAGAGTAGGAATATTTTTCTTAGATAGCATCCCCGTTGTGCGTACCATTCGAGGTTTAAAATGA
- a CDS encoding AAA family ATPase: protein MRITKIALKNFRAFYADHEIDLGKKGRNLLVYGENGSGKSSLLKAIELFIDSHVRNYQFTNYRNFHRIDTDGGHVKISMRATKNDPETTYEWSDTTRETDAPLILQAAKTRGSLDYKSLLKVYFLTQDNSEIDLFKLLIEEILNNTRNNFTDRLLSEEWEEIINYPIPRSAKHTNRIQELQSILDNFNNGLDSILQLLKNEAIDILNQFDNSIIIDFNFNRLEFDLPNKCLTGGNVYLQVHVNQINFTSPHQFLNEAKLSAIALSIYLAALKTNPSSPLKILVLDDVLIGLDMSNRIPIIHILKEKFNDYQIFLMTYDKEWYELLKRHFNDWKTIEIYAGRGIDYEIPILVENKKYLEKAQNYLQAHDHTAAAVYLRKAFEVRIKSFCEKMNLRVKYRERAKDLDTNDFWEPIINAKNSDGTPKNYISTALISLLGQHRTFIMNPLSHATLAFAPAREIQDAIDSMRQLENELDAIVNSRNSNL, encoded by the coding sequence ATGAGAATCACTAAAATTGCCCTTAAAAACTTTCGCGCCTTCTACGCAGATCATGAAATCGACTTGGGGAAAAAAGGCAGAAACTTACTTGTTTATGGTGAAAATGGCAGTGGTAAATCATCCTTACTCAAAGCAATTGAACTTTTTATCGACTCCCATGTACGGAATTATCAGTTTACTAATTATCGTAACTTTCACCGCATAGATACTGATGGCGGTCATGTCAAAATCTCCATGCGGGCTACCAAAAACGATCCTGAAACCACCTATGAATGGTCAGACACAACCCGCGAAACCGATGCCCCATTAATTCTCCAAGCCGCAAAAACGAGAGGTAGCCTAGATTACAAATCACTCCTAAAAGTTTATTTCCTGACACAGGATAACTCCGAAATTGATTTATTCAAACTATTAATAGAAGAAATTCTAAATAATACTCGCAATAATTTTACAGATAGATTGCTAAGTGAGGAATGGGAAGAAATTATTAATTATCCTATTCCCCGCAGTGCTAAACATACAAACAGGATTCAAGAACTGCAAAGCATATTAGATAACTTTAATAATGGTTTAGACAGCATCCTACAACTACTCAAAAACGAAGCTATAGACATCCTTAATCAATTTGACAACTCAATTATTATTGATTTTAACTTTAATAGACTGGAATTTGACTTACCCAATAAGTGTTTAACTGGAGGCAATGTTTATCTACAAGTTCACGTTAACCAAATTAACTTTACTTCGCCCCATCAATTTCTTAACGAAGCCAAACTTTCAGCGATCGCTCTCTCCATTTACCTAGCTGCCCTAAAAACTAATCCCAGTAGTCCCCTCAAAATACTTGTACTTGATGATGTCCTAATTGGCTTAGATATGTCTAACCGTATTCCCATCATTCATATCCTTAAAGAGAAATTCAATGATTATCAAATCTTTTTGATGACCTATGACAAAGAATGGTATGAATTGCTAAAGCGTCACTTTAACGACTGGAAAACTATAGAAATCTATGCAGGACGAGGTATTGATTACGAAATCCCAATTTTAGTTGAAAACAAAAAATATCTGGAGAAAGCCCAAAACTATTTGCAAGCCCACGATCACACAGCCGCCGCTGTTTATTTACGCAAAGCATTTGAGGTAAGAATAAAATCTTTCTGTGAAAAAATGAATCTTCGAGTCAAATATCGAGAAAGAGCTAAAGACCTTGATACTAATGACTTTTGGGAACCAATCATCAACGCTAAAAACTCGGATGGCACTCCCAAAAACTATATCAGCACAGCTTTAATATCATTACTTGGGCAACACCGCACTTTTATCATGAATCCCCTAAGTCATGCCACCCTTGCCTTTGCCCCTGCCAGGGAAATACAAGACGCAATTGACAGCATGAGACAGTTAGAAAATGAGCTTGATGCGATCGTCAATTCACGAAATAGCAACCTCTAG
- a CDS encoding type II toxin-antitoxin system VapC family toxin, with translation MIYLLDTNTCIGYINRRNPSIYQHFLAVSPDDVCICDVVKFELYYGAYKGSRTTENLQILDKFFADLTSLPFEAKAAQICGQIRAELQAKGTPIGAYDLQIAAIALANNLTLITHNTREFERVENLALEDWE, from the coding sequence ATGATTTATCTACTCGATACCAACACCTGCATTGGTTATATCAACCGCCGAAATCCTTCAATCTATCAGCATTTTCTAGCCGTTTCCCCCGATGATGTCTGTATTTGTGATGTCGTTAAATTTGAGCTTTATTATGGAGCTTATAAAGGTTCACGAACCACCGAAAACTTACAAATCCTAGATAAATTCTTTGCTGATTTAACTAGCCTTCCCTTTGAGGCAAAAGCCGCCCAAATCTGCGGACAAATACGTGCCGAACTACAAGCTAAAGGGACACCTATCGGAGCTTACGATCTACAAATTGCAGCGATCGCCTTAGCAAACAATCTCACCCTGATCACCCATAACACCAGAGAATTTGAACGAGTTGAAAACCTAGCCCTTGAGGATTGGGAGTAA
- a CDS encoding TIGR00297 family protein — protein MLSLIDSINPWLMGLGLNTILLGIVAIIPKKLLTPAGILNAGLLGIIIWGTLGWQGYLVVVFYFIVGSGVTRIGMAEKEAAGIAEKRAGARGPENVWGSALIAALCALGVLFFPDFKYLLCLGYVASFSTKLSDTTASEVGKAYGKSTFLITTLQPVPRGTEGAVSLEGTVAGMVASIAIALVGWGVNLINPLGIIWCILAAFIATNLESVIGATLQSKYTWLTNEVVNIINTLIGATAAIILALIYQNIFV, from the coding sequence ATGTTATCTTTAATAGATTCTATAAATCCCTGGTTAATGGGATTAGGCTTAAATACGATTTTACTAGGAATAGTCGCTATTATTCCCAAAAAGTTGCTTACCCCCGCAGGTATACTTAATGCTGGGTTATTGGGAATTATCATTTGGGGAACACTAGGTTGGCAAGGATATCTAGTGGTAGTGTTTTATTTTATTGTCGGTTCTGGGGTAACACGCATTGGTATGGCAGAAAAAGAAGCCGCAGGAATTGCCGAAAAGCGTGCCGGTGCAAGAGGACCTGAAAACGTTTGGGGTTCAGCATTAATAGCGGCTTTGTGTGCCTTGGGAGTCTTGTTTTTCCCTGATTTTAAATATTTGCTATGTTTAGGTTATGTTGCTAGTTTTAGTACCAAACTATCGGATACTACTGCCAGTGAAGTTGGTAAAGCTTATGGTAAAAGCACCTTTTTAATTACGACACTGCAACCAGTTCCTAGAGGTACAGAAGGAGCAGTAAGTTTAGAAGGAACTGTTGCTGGTATGGTAGCATCAATTGCGATCGCTCTGGTTGGTTGGGGAGTAAATTTAATTAATCCCCTAGGTATTATTTGGTGTATCTTAGCCGCATTTATCGCTACCAATTTGGAAAGTGTTATTGGTGCAACTTTGCAATCTAAATATACCTGGCTTACCAATGAAGTTGTGAATATTATTAATACTCTAATTGGGGCAACTGCGGCAATCATACTGGCATTA